GGGTAAGGACTTACGGGAGATCTCAATAAACCCTTTGGAGAAGCGATAATCAATGGTCTTCTGTAGTTCCTCTTCATTTGTCTTCTAAGTAAGTGGAACAATTGAGCAGGAGTAGAAGGATTGGCGAAAGTAAGGTTGATCTCTCCATGAGTATCGAAGGTTCTAGCGTCGTTCGATAGCTGAGACAGGGATCAACCACCAATTATCATCCCGATGCTCGTGTTGTAAACATACCTGTAAAAATCGCTCAACCTTGCAAGAGGAATGTTCGGGACCAGCCCCATCATACCCATGAGGTAACATCATGACGATACCACTTTGCTTCAGCCATTTTGCTGTTTATCGAttccatcagcttcaagtTATTTCGATTGTTCACTTACCTTGAGCACCAACAATAAACGTATCAATCATGCTTTGTGCTCCATTCATGAAATCACCAAATTGAGCCTCCCAGATAGGGAGTAATTTGGGATTCGACCAGGACATCCCAACTTCGAACCCCAAGACCGCCATTTCGCTGAGAGAACCTGCGACAATAAGGACGATTGGTTATATGCAGGCATTGCTATCGCTAATGAGAAACTTACTATTGGCAAGTTCAAGTTTTCCTGCACTGTCTCCAAGCTCCTGATTAAGTGGGATATAGCATGATTCCGTTTGCTGATCAACAAACATCGCGTGCCTGCAAAGCAAGAGATCAAAAATCAGATCAGTTTCATTGTGAAACGCAACTATATATTACCTACCGCAACTTACCTTTGAGAGAAAGTACCTCTGCCAACATCCTGACCAGATATTCTAATATCATTACCTTCTCTCATTAGAGATCCAAAAGCCATTGCTTCGGCCGTGGCAAAGTCCACTTTACTGTCTAATGATTTCAAACGAGATGCCACATGACGTTTCAGCCTTGTATGTATATTCTGTCTCAATGTGTTAGCTAAATCAGGGAAGACTACAGAACACAACCTCACGAAATTATCTGGCAAAGTCACACTTGCTTTTGCTATTTCAACCAGTTGTTGCTTGTCCACTCCCGTGTCGGGATTATGATCTGCATGTGATTCAGCTGGCCAAACAaaatttttccatttcacTTGTAACATATTAGATTCCGGCTGGTAGCTCTCCATTCGGCTGAATTGTTCCTCCAGATAGGCTGTGTATTCTTGGCGTAGTTTCGAGGCACTTTCTTCTGACAGAATATCCTGTTGCTGCAAGAAGCGCATAAGCCTCAAGGGAGAAATCGAAAACCATTGAACATTACTCACTTTCAATCGGGTCTCGTACAGGTCCGGAACGCTCTTTCTAGCTCTAATCTTTTCATACATTTTTGCTGCAATTGTGTCAGCAATTCCGTTGACGATAGAGTTCAAGTAGGAGCAGACTTACGTTGCGTATAGGCAGGTTCATCAAGTTCATTATGTCCCCATCGTCTATAACATATAAGATCGATAACCACATCTTTTCTGAACATCTGTCTATATCGGAAAGCTATATCTACAGCTCGTGATACAGCTTCTGGGTAGTCTCCATTGACGTGCAGTATTGGACAACCGATCATTTTAGCTATGTCCGATGAATAGACTGAGGATcttgctaaagaagctggGGTTGTGTATCCAATACTATGGTGTATCATTCAGCTGTGACCATTTTTTCGCAACTCACTTGTTGCTgaaatcagatatcaaaGTCAGCTAAATAATAGGTAGACATGATAGCTAAGGATGCTCACTTTACGATGATATGCACAGTACCACCACTACCGAAATGGGGTAAACCACTCAAACCCAAACTTTCCGCAACTACACCTTGCCCTGCAAAAGCTGCATCACCATGCAATTGTACACACAttgctttatcacctaattgaCATTCTGTGGGGGAAGTTTTCAATAATTCCATTTGTTTTGCTCTCGTCACACCCAAGGCAACAGGATTGACGGCTTCTAAATGACTTGGATTTTGCAGTATTTTGACTTCCACATTTCggtcttcaccttcaaccgATTTGAAAGGGATTTGCCTACTTGCGGATAAATGACTAATTACATCACCTGTAGCACCAGGAGCTGTGGTTGGATCAAACTCTGGTTTACCTTTGATTTTTGCGaataaagctttaggtgaaaagTTTAATAAATCAGGATCACATAGTAAGGATAATCTACCTCTGTGAGGAAGTGATAAGACAATGGATGAAATACCAGATTTGGCTGATACCTCgaataatgaagataatgctgGTAACATGCTTTCCGCTCCTTCGCAACCTGAAAAAGACATGTTAGCCGGACTGATCGATACTATACTGTACAATATATGAGCAGGAGTCAGAGCTTGAAAATACTTACCATATCTCTTCAAATTGGGGAACTTTTTGCCAAGGAATTTATCCAACTCCTCACTCCTCATCAATAGCTTCCATATGTGTTCCTGTCTTTCCTTCTCGAATGGACGTGGAAATGACGATGCGTCTGTCTCGACATGATGCGAGAACCACctatcatcaatatttcaGTAGTTTCTCCCCACAGTAAACGAAAGAAACGACAGGGTAGGATTACTCACAGCCGCTCGTTCTTTTCAGGACAGTGCATATATTCAAACCCAATCTTGTCCACATAAACCTCCATTAAAtgctttttgatcttttccaACGATACAGTAACATCTGATCCTTCACCAGTTTCAGTCCTTTCTGGTGCAGCCGTCGATGGTGGGACTGTTGGTTCGGGAGATGGTGGAAGGTGAAGTATACCTTGTAATGGATATTTCTGCGTATCTTTAAGACCATATCGAGAGGGGTTCAAAGCTCCAACTGGGCTACCTATACGTTTAGCTTTCAGGATGCTTCTGGCCAATAGGTTTGATGACTCACTCTCTATCCATCAAATCGAGAGGATCTATCTGTGCAGCTCTATGACCATGCCTTCTGACGGATTCTACGTATCTGAGTAAAGGTGCATTGGCGTTTCTAAGTGATTAACAACATTCATTAGTGTCCTTATTCGTCACCAATCGTGAAACGGTGGATAACTTACCTATTGTCTAGCTCTTCTTGGGTATCTATCATTGTCAAGTCAGTGTCAGGCGTATAATCATTTTGTACCAAAGCCGACTTACAATCTGGTAATTCGTATTTTGTCGGAACTCTATAACCAAAGGTAGCGTCGTCATGATAAAGTCTAATCCTACATTTCGTGCTATTTGACAAGCTGACGCGCTTGTGAAGATATTTGTACCACATCTGAGAGTCCGTTCTATGATGAAGGAGCAAGGTAAGTTCCGTCCGTTATTTGGTAGAGGAAGTCTCGAATATCGATAGTGATGGGCATCTCATGGATACACGAAGACCTAAAGCATCTGgttatatatgatataatataatgaCCTTGACTGGAAACAAAGTAGCCCATGCATTCCTCAGACAAGCGCTTATCGACATCTGCAACTGAAGGAGATCATGTGTCAGCTGTCTGATTGTAATTgttatacatatatacgaTTAAAGATATAGGTTGATATTGGGATATCCAGATGACTGTGACATCCCATCACATGACGAACACGACAATCCGGCCAGGACCGAGAGGACGCTAAATGGGGGTTGACGTGTACTGAAGGTGTATCATATATTACGTATTCAATGTATTCCCAGTCTCGGTTTATCGGAAGAATGCTTGACCGATTAACCAGTACAGGTTTGTGTTGACGTTTAGACGATAAGACGAAACGACATACTATCAAGCCTAGACGTACTTACTCAAAACATCTGCTTATACTATCCTGCCAACATCACTACAACAATCGCCATCAAGTACCCTATTCCTGCAAGATGAGTACTGAGCTACCATTCCCGGTTTTGCCGAAAACCGATGAGGGTAAGAGGATATGTCAAGTTATTCGAGTCAAGCCAGAACGTTTGGAGGAATACAAAAAAGTCAGTAAGGTTTGACTTGGGACCAACACATGAGCACAAGAGTGTGATTGAGATTATGGCTGAGTGATATATTGTATGATAGGTACACGCAGCTGTTTGGCCCGAGGTGCTTGGAGCTCTGAGGAAAGCTCATGTCGTGGGTAAGTCGGTATTTTGTTGTTCCTCGACTGTTCCCTCATAACACGGTGCAATACCAACCATGTATAAGAGTACTAATCAATATGATAGATTACTCAATCCACTTCTTCGAACCTCATAATCTTCTTATCGCCCATATGAGATATATCGGAAAcgattttgataaagatatggCTGGTATAGCTGAGAATGAAACTACAAAACGATGGTGGCAGGTAAATATACGCTCAATCTATTAGGCAGAATTGATTATAAATTGAATTATCTGCTGATTTGTTACAAATCTGTTGTCTATTAGCTCACTGATGGGATGCAAGAAAGTTTCGTACCTGGTGCAACAGGATCCGAAAGTGGACCAGGATGGTGGTTATCTGCTGAAGAGGTTTTCAGAATGGAAGGTTAAATGTATCAAGAGATGTATCTCGTCAGTATGTTCAAGTTCCAAAAAGTATCCAGCAGTAAGTATATGTAATATCTTTAATCAATCAGCCCAGGTGCACGACCCGCTCCCTGCCCTGTAAACCACTCTTGTGTTTTCGTTCTAGTCGCAACATGATAATCGAGACTAAATTGACAATCCCGCGGTGTCAAGCCAAGCCTTCGTATGCCTATCGTCTTGATGGTGGATTCGAGATATGAAGTATGTTCCGTTTCGACCCAACGCTTCAGATAAGcttaaatcaacaaatcgAATGGTCACTTTGACTCTACCTCAATATGGATAACCTTATTCGACTTTTCAGAGAAGCGTTTCCATAAAAGCGATGGACTCATTAGTGAGCTGATGGAAGTTTACATTGAGTACATATTTGAGCTGAAGGCTCGAGCCACGACTGGGCTCGATGGAGTCGGGTGACCTATCAAACATTATCCCTCGGCTAGTCATACCGAATTTCGAAATGGCAAGACTTCTCCTGTAAGCCATAAACTTGATCGATGAACATCTTCGAGGAATTGTCAAGAGCAGCTTCTACCCCAATTATATTACCTTCCCTATGAATGTGAACGCCATCGGTATTCGTGTCAGCTGATAGAGGTGGAACGATGTATCAGAGATGACTACCCTCCGCGCTTGTTTTTCAAATCTAGTGGTGGGTAATCTTTGGCTTCAGTCAAACGCAAGCGGGGATGTCAATATGTGGGCTATATCCTAGATCTATGATAGAAGGAAACGATGCTCTATCGTCAAATGTTCCCGGGTTAATCGGTTCGTCCCCAATGATGTTAAATGCCGAATGCTTCTCTGTTCAACGGTCTAAGCATTCCTAAAAGTAAGATCTGTGCataggaaagaagaaagccaCCGATCGGTTTGAATGTTCTTTGCTTATCAGACAAGCAAGATAAAAGATCTTTTGTGCATCAATAGGTGAGAAATGTATGGTGGAAATAAATCATTGGATCCGGAATAGGTAATCCTCATACCTAAGAAAAGTAGTGTCAGGCACAACAAGCTTAATCGAATTTTTATGTCATTTCTTTCCGGTCTGTCCGAACTTCCTAAACTAACTACAGGAAAACGACTCTGTGGAAAATTGTACCTGAGCCGATAAAAAATATAATGTAAGTGAGTATTTGTTCAGTCAGGTCAATAATAGTTACGATGTGGAATCTCGTACAGATCGACCTGTAGGTAAAGCTATACATACAGTACAGAGTTTATAGATAATTAAATACATTGCGTACACTGagaccatcatcaacttatTGCAACGTAACATACTGATACCCCAGATAACAATGAACACAGATAGACCTATATGCAGTATCATCATACTTCGAATATCCTTAGAGTTTCATGCTGGGCCATAGCCCTTACAAAAGTGCACCTCAAAAGCTGATGTTTGATGCACGCACGAAAGTAACTATGATAATCAGGTACAACCGGAAATCGGAATCGATCAACATTTATATTGGTCTGTGCGTACGTTCATTAGACGACTTTATGCCATGAACTTACATTTCCCTATATATCGGCATATGTACAATAGCATAGTGATTAGTGGGTTGTGCATCTAATTATGGATTGTTGCTCGCGATCTTCAGACTGATGCTCGGAGATCATTGACAAGTTGGTCCGAATAAGAAGCATTCCTTTggcttttcttctttatccttCTTTGGATGTAAGAGGCGCTTGAACATAAGGCGGACGTTGTAAATCCCCCATCAATCCTGTATAACTTGAATGACTTGTGCGTAAGAAGGACTCTTGTTGCAAGCTTTTTACCGATCTACGTGTGTTCTGTTCAGGCGTAAAAGAGTGGTCATTTTCCGGAATGAACCCTGAAATGATCGTCAGTTGTGATCATGAACCGGATGGGTCGTTCATATACAAGCGCTGAGCTTAAAAACAATGTTCCTCCGAGGGTTTAAGGAAAAGGACGTAACCATGGAAAACAAAGTTTGAACTGAGgaaaaagttaaatttgttgatgactCTTTATAGGTTACTAATGCTCTGGAAGTAACCTATATTTGCCGTTAGTTACCAAGCTAGTATTAGATAAACTCGCAGCGATAATAATATGCAGACGGCCGAGCGCTTAACAAGGTCTAGCTAAGTATCGACATTTTGTACGGATATAGGTGGAAGGACAAGGAAGAGGAACGTTGACTGACAGTAGGTAAAAGCACCTATATTTGTATCAAGTAGTAACCGTAAACACGACGATATCCCtgaaaaatgaattttcttttctctttcttccttaATCCCAGTTTTTTCGCGCCTTGGCGTTTTTGGGTGACT
This is a stretch of genomic DNA from Kwoniella dendrophila CBS 6074 chromosome 3, complete sequence. It encodes these proteins:
- a CDS encoding oxoglutarate dehydrogenase (succinyl-transferring), E1 component, producing the protein MWYKYLHKRVSLSNSTKCRIRLYHDDATFGYRVPTKYELPDYTQEELDNRNANAPLLRYVESVRRHGHRAAQIDPLDLMDRDPVGALNPSRYGLKDTQKYPLQGILHLPPSPEPTVPPSTAAPERTETGEGSDVTVSLEKIKKHLMEVYVDKIGFEYMHCPEKNERLWFSHHVETDASSFPRPFEKERQEHIWKLLMRSEELDKFLGKKFPNLKRYGCEGAESMLPALSSLFEVSAKSGISSIVLSLPHRGRLSLLCDPDLLNFSPKALFAKIKGKPEFDPTTAPGATGDVISHLSASRQIPFKSVEGEDRNVEVKILQNPSHLEAVNPVALGVTRAKQMELLKTSPTECQLGDKAMCVQLHGDAAFAGQGVVAESLGLSGLPHFGSGGTVHIIVNNNIGYTTPASLARSSVYSSDIAKMIGCPILHVNGDYPEAVSRAVDIAFRYRQMFRKDVVIDLICYRRWGHNELDEPAYTQPKMYEKIRARKSVPDLYETRLKQQDILSEESASKLRQEYTAYLEEQFSRMESYQPESNMLQVKWKNFVWPAESHADHNPDTGVDKQQLVEIAKASVTLPDNFNIHTRLKRHVASRLKSLDSKVDFATAEAMAFGSLMREGNDIRISGQDVGRGTFSQRHAMFVDQQTESCYIPLNQELGDSAGKLELANSSLSEMAVLGFEVGMSWSNPKLLPIWEAQFGDFMNGAQSMIDTFIVGAQAKWLKQSGIVMMLPHGYDGAGPEHSSCKVERFLQLSNDARTFDTHGEINLTFANPSTPAQLFHLLRRQMKRNYRRPLIIASPKGLLRSPLAASSLDEMTPGTTFQPILETSSSSSAKKVILCSGKHYYTLLEALSKSDKKSSSNISMVRIEELSPFPYSELERGLSKYKNMEEIIWAQEEPFNQGPWSYVKPRIEDVLDQIGYKGNIKYAGRKSGATTAVAVGEWHKKEVDEIIKAALY